The following proteins are encoded in a genomic region of Cellulomonas sp. ES6:
- a CDS encoding dsRBD fold-containing protein yields the protein MDSTPFAAVSWQSRGALVRLEHEHPGRAYLAVRSAPTPRGDAAARDLVCAAVVRARAERISHLVTTLDASRPVCGVVLTALREQVGTHVRELECHRSGASVLVSVELLPPAADQAAGASRDARLPPVSLAWHVRVYLAAAPDVPSRGHGTTTAHAVLTVSDAKRLTGTGRAHRHPHDVDVREVGEELATARALAELADRLLADAREQAGAASAGGPAGSSGTAGTGRAPR from the coding sequence GTGGACAGCACCCCGTTCGCCGCCGTGTCCTGGCAGTCGCGCGGGGCCCTGGTCCGCCTCGAGCACGAGCACCCCGGCCGGGCGTACCTCGCGGTGCGGTCCGCGCCGACGCCGCGGGGCGACGCCGCGGCCCGGGACCTGGTCTGCGCGGCGGTGGTGCGGGCGCGGGCGGAGCGCATCAGCCACCTGGTGACCACCCTCGACGCGTCCCGCCCGGTCTGCGGCGTGGTGCTCACCGCGCTGCGGGAGCAGGTCGGCACGCACGTGCGGGAGCTGGAGTGCCACCGCAGCGGCGCGAGCGTGCTCGTGTCCGTCGAGCTCCTGCCGCCGGCCGCGGACCAGGCGGCCGGCGCGTCGCGCGACGCCCGGCTCCCCCCGGTCTCGCTCGCGTGGCACGTGCGGGTCTACCTGGCGGCGGCGCCCGACGTGCCGTCGCGCGGCCACGGCACGACGACGGCGCACGCCGTGCTCACGGTGAGCGACGCGAAGCGCCTCACGGGGACGGGACGCGCGCACCGGCACCCGCACGACGTCGACGTGCGGGAGGTCGGCGAGGAGCTGGCCACGGCCCGCGCGCTCGCCGAGCTCGCGGACCGGCTGCTCGCCGACGCCCGGGAGCAGGCCGGCGCCGCGAGCGCCGGCGGGCCCGCGGGAAGCAGCGGCACGGCGGGCACCGGCCGCGCGCCCCGCTGA
- a CDS encoding metal-sensitive transcriptional regulator, with translation MPATTDPEAARRILNRLRRARGQLNAVIDAVENGGSCRDVVTQLAAVSSALDRAGYTVIATAMKECLVEPGSVRTEDGLTPDELEKLFLTLA, from the coding sequence ATGCCCGCCACCACCGACCCCGAGGCCGCCCGCCGCATCCTCAACCGCCTGCGCCGCGCGCGCGGACAGCTCAACGCCGTCATCGACGCCGTCGAGAACGGCGGGTCGTGCCGCGACGTCGTCACGCAGCTCGCCGCCGTCTCCAGCGCGCTCGACCGCGCCGGCTACACGGTGATCGCCACCGCCATGAAGGAGTGCCTCGTCGAGCCCGGCTCCGTGCGCACCGAGGACGGCCTCACGCCCGACGAGCTCGAGAAGCTGTTCCTCACCCTCGCCTGA